The Acetivibrio saccincola genome window below encodes:
- a CDS encoding lysophospholipid acyltransferase family protein, with protein sequence MGKEILRFIIAVFFSVFYRVQIIGIENIPKEGAAILCSNHISELDMFFIGYRIKRLVRYMAKEELFKNPLLRFFITRLGAFPVKRGKGDVGAIKTSLRLLSEGHIVGIFPEGTRKKTADKKNKKIKVKAGAALLAQKSQAPILPVLIDASYKPFSKVRIIFGKPFTLDLDKNKKYTNSELLLESEKIMKRIYSLMEE encoded by the coding sequence ATGGGTAAAGAGATACTAAGGTTTATAATAGCAGTATTCTTCTCCGTTTTTTACAGAGTACAAATTATAGGCATAGAAAATATACCCAAAGAAGGTGCCGCTATTTTGTGCAGCAACCATATAAGCGAATTAGACATGTTTTTCATTGGGTACAGGATAAAACGCCTGGTCAGGTATATGGCAAAGGAAGAGCTTTTTAAAAATCCTCTTTTAAGATTTTTTATTACAAGATTAGGAGCCTTTCCTGTAAAAAGAGGGAAAGGGGATGTGGGAGCTATCAAAACCTCACTAAGGCTTTTATCCGAAGGACATATTGTTGGTATTTTCCCTGAAGGCACAAGGAAGAAAACTGCCGATAAAAAAAATAAAAAGATAAAAGTAAAAGCAGGAGCTGCACTTTTAGCTCAAAAATCCCAGGCACCCATACTGCCTGTTTTGATAGATGCAAGCTACAAACCATTTAGCAAAGTCAGAATAATTTTCGGAAAACCTTTTACTCTTGATTTAGATAAAAATAAGAAATATACTAATAGTGAGTTATTATTGGAAAGTGAAAAAATCATGAAAAGAATTTACTCTCTTATGGAGGAATAG
- the cmk gene encoding (d)CMP kinase, translating to MGDRKISIAIDGPAGAGKSTIAKIISKKLGILYLDTGAMYRAVALKAINENIDTLDKEKLSKLVENIDIEIVYANDEQKIFLDGKDVSSLIRTPEVSIGASNVATIPDVRIKMVELQRKIASENSVVMDGRDIGSYVLPDAEVKIFLNADVRERAKRRYLEEKAKNTKDITFEEVLKDIEYRDKNDSSRSFAPLTKALDAIEVDTTNMSVDEVVNTILGHVKNYG from the coding sequence ATGGGTGACAGAAAAATTTCAATTGCCATTGACGGTCCTGCGGGTGCAGGAAAAAGTACAATAGCAAAAATTATATCAAAAAAACTGGGGATTTTATACCTGGATACCGGGGCTATGTATAGGGCAGTGGCACTAAAAGCAATCAATGAAAACATTGATACATTAGATAAAGAAAAGCTGTCTAAACTTGTAGAAAATATCGATATTGAAATTGTTTATGCCAATGATGAGCAAAAGATCTTCTTAGATGGTAAAGATGTCAGCTCTCTTATAAGAACACCTGAAGTTTCAATAGGTGCATCAAATGTTGCAACCATTCCTGATGTGAGAATAAAAATGGTTGAGCTCCAGAGAAAAATTGCCTCAGAAAACAGTGTAGTAATGGATGGAAGGGATATAGGTTCTTATGTGCTGCCTGATGCAGAAGTTAAAATCTTCTTAAATGCAGACGTAAGAGAGAGAGCCAAAAGAAGATATTTAGAAGAGAAGGCTAAAAATACCAAAGATATAACATTTGAAGAGGTTTTAAAAGATATTGAATACAGGGACAAAAATGACAGCAGCAGAAGCTTTGCACCCCTTACCAAAGCTCTGGATGCCATAGAGGTAGATACCACAAATATGTCTGTTGATGAGGTTGTAAATACAATTTTAGGGCATGTGAAAAATTATGGGTAA
- the aroH gene encoding chorismate mutase, with amino-acid sequence MVRAIRGATTVLNNEKTEILNETKKLLKEIIEKNNLEKDDIISIIFTATKDLNAVFPAVAAREMGLNDVALMCMNEIDVPDGLKKCIRVMLHINTSLEKDRIKHVYLNGAKVLRPDLS; translated from the coding sequence ATGGTAAGAGCTATAAGAGGGGCTACCACTGTATTAAATAACGAAAAAACAGAAATTTTAAATGAAACAAAAAAGCTCCTCAAAGAGATTATTGAAAAAAACAATCTTGAAAAAGATGATATTATAAGCATTATTTTTACCGCCACAAAAGACTTAAATGCAGTTTTCCCGGCTGTAGCAGCAAGGGAAATGGGTCTTAATGATGTGGCACTTATGTGTATGAATGAAATTGATGTTCCGGACGGCCTTAAAAAATGCATAAGGGTAATGCTGCATATTAATACAAGTCTTGAGAAAGACCGGATTAAACATGTGTACCTTAACGGGGCAAAAGTTTTAAGGCCTGACTTAAGCTAA
- a CDS encoding HutP family protein yields the protein MDKNTLKSRAYSSKEIASAAIKIALTSQREEEKRYQADFLKQGIKTVAVDFGGEFITSVMKIIERAVVASKRENVISDNHVEEGAVAGATREALSQIMPKALGLNVGGKIGIARYKNHISVAIFFGIGLLHLNEVSIGLGHRVV from the coding sequence ATGGACAAGAATACTTTAAAATCCAGAGCTTATAGCAGCAAGGAAATTGCTTCTGCAGCAATTAAAATTGCCCTTACATCGCAAAGAGAGGAAGAAAAAAGGTATCAGGCAGATTTTTTAAAACAGGGCATCAAAACCGTTGCCGTAGACTTTGGTGGTGAATTTATCACCTCAGTTATGAAAATAATTGAAAGAGCTGTTGTAGCTTCAAAGAGGGAAAACGTTATTTCGGATAACCATGTAGAAGAGGGTGCAGTGGCCGGAGCTACAAGAGAGGCTCTGTCTCAAATAATGCCTAAGGCATTAGGTTTAAATGTAGGAGGAAAAATAGGTATTGCCCGCTACAAAAATCACATTAGTGTGGCAATATTCTTTGGTATTGGTTTGCTTCATCTAAATGAAGTTTCCATTGGGTTAGGACACAGGGTTGTCTGA
- a CDS encoding BaiN/RdsA family NAD(P)/FAD-dependent oxidoreductase, with protein sequence MKKKIVVIGAGPAGIMAAGKAAENGNQVILVEKNNRIGRKILISGKGRCNITNNTDIEGLIENTPGNGCFLYSAFYTFSNTDLIDFFNKYGLKTKVERGGRVFPVSDNAKDVVDTLNAFLKKKRVDLWLNSPVEKILTEDKKVTGIMLKSGKIISCDMVVLATGGASYPGTGSTGDGYKMAKELGHTIVPLKPSLVPLITKEEWVKDLQGLSLKNVSITLVDNKGKKIYSDFGEMLFTHFGVSGPIILSASRHILDYDYKGVKLIIDLKPALAEEKLDERIQRDFLKFSRKQFKNSLDELLPQKLIPVIVRLSKIDSAKTVNQITKEERRFLVKLLKNLTLTINGARPIEEAIVTSGGVSVDEINPSTMESKLIKGLFFAGEVIDLDAYTGGFNLTIAFSTGYLAGMNCK encoded by the coding sequence ATGAAAAAGAAAATTGTAGTTATAGGAGCCGGTCCGGCAGGGATAATGGCTGCCGGAAAAGCTGCTGAAAACGGCAACCAAGTTATACTTGTTGAAAAAAACAACAGAATAGGTAGGAAAATTTTAATATCAGGTAAAGGTAGGTGCAATATAACAAATAACACCGATATAGAGGGTCTTATTGAAAACACTCCTGGGAACGGGTGTTTTTTATATTCTGCCTTTTATACCTTTTCAAACACAGATTTAATAGATTTTTTCAATAAATACGGTCTGAAGACAAAAGTAGAAAGAGGCGGCAGAGTATTTCCTGTCTCTGATAATGCAAAGGATGTAGTTGATACTTTAAATGCTTTTTTAAAAAAGAAAAGAGTTGACTTATGGCTGAATTCCCCTGTAGAAAAGATATTAACTGAAGATAAAAAAGTAACCGGTATTATGCTAAAATCAGGCAAAATAATTTCTTGTGACATGGTTGTGCTGGCAACGGGAGGTGCCTCTTATCCCGGTACCGGTTCAACAGGGGATGGTTACAAAATGGCAAAGGAACTAGGACATACTATAGTTCCCTTAAAGCCTTCTTTAGTGCCTTTGATCACAAAAGAAGAGTGGGTTAAAGATTTGCAGGGACTCTCTTTAAAAAACGTTTCAATAACCTTAGTGGATAATAAAGGCAAAAAAATATACAGTGATTTTGGGGAAATGCTTTTTACGCATTTTGGTGTTTCAGGTCCTATAATACTAAGTGCAAGCCGGCATATATTAGATTATGATTATAAAGGGGTAAAGCTAATAATTGATTTAAAACCTGCCCTTGCAGAAGAAAAGTTAGATGAGAGAATTCAGAGGGATTTTTTAAAATTTTCCAGAAAACAGTTTAAAAATTCCTTAGATGAACTTCTTCCTCAAAAATTAATCCCTGTTATTGTGAGGCTTTCAAAAATAGATTCTGCAAAGACTGTAAACCAGATTACAAAAGAGGAGAGAAGGTTCCTCGTAAAGCTTTTAAAAAACCTTACATTGACAATTAACGGGGCAAGACCAATAGAGGAGGCCATAGTGACTTCCGGCGGGGTATCGGTGGATGAAATCAATCCCTCTACAATGGAATCTAAATTAATAAAGGGGCTTTTTTTTGCCGGGGAAGTTATAGATTTAGATGCTTATACAGGAGGGTTCAATTTAACCATTGCCTTTTCCACAGGATATTTGGCTGGCATGAATTGTAAGTAA
- a CDS encoding MurR/RpiR family transcriptional regulator, whose product MKNKNSDLITMIENNMENFSKGQKLIANFIINHYDKASFMTAAKLGAEVGVSESTVVRFANEIGFDGYPALQKELNKLVKSKLTSIQRMEISSARIKDSNVLKSVLLSDMEKIKATLEEIDLESFDNVVESILKAKKIYILGVRSSAPLASFLGFYFNLIFNNVRLVHTTSVSETFEQIIYASKGDVVIGISFPRYSMRTINAMKFAKKKGATVIAITDSNDSPLTENSHHTLTARSDMASFVDSLVAPLSVINALILAIAMRKKEHVYSIFENLEKIWDEYGVYESKDKGQRYK is encoded by the coding sequence ATGAAGAATAAAAATTCTGACTTAATAACCATGATTGAAAATAACATGGAAAATTTTAGCAAGGGACAAAAACTAATAGCCAATTTTATAATAAATCACTACGACAAAGCCAGCTTCATGACCGCTGCCAAACTTGGTGCAGAAGTAGGGGTCAGTGAATCCACTGTGGTGAGGTTTGCAAATGAAATTGGATTTGACGGTTACCCTGCTCTTCAAAAGGAGCTTAATAAACTTGTTAAAAGTAAACTAACCTCCATTCAAAGGATGGAGATTTCTTCTGCACGGATTAAGGACAGCAATGTTTTAAAAAGTGTCCTTTTATCAGATATGGAGAAAATAAAAGCAACTTTGGAGGAAATTGATTTAGAAAGTTTTGATAATGTAGTGGAAAGCATTTTAAAAGCAAAGAAAATATACATACTAGGGGTGAGAAGCTCTGCACCACTGGCTAGTTTTTTAGGGTTTTACTTTAATCTTATATTCAACAATGTAAGGCTTGTACATACCACCAGTGTAAGTGAAACCTTTGAGCAGATAATTTATGCTTCTAAAGGGGATGTGGTAATCGGGATAAGCTTTCCCAGGTACTCAATGAGAACCATTAATGCAATGAAATTTGCAAAGAAAAAGGGTGCAACGGTTATAGCCATTACAGACAGCAATGATTCCCCTTTGACGGAAAACTCCCATCATACCCTTACTGCCAGAAGTGACATGGCCTCTTTTGTGGATTCCCTTGTTGCACCTCTTAGCGTTATAAATGCTTTAATTCTTGCAATTGCCATGAGGAAAAAAGAACATGTGTATAGTATATTTGAAAATTTGGAAAAAATATGGGATGAATATGGTGTTTATGAAAGCAAGGATAAAGGTCAAAGATATAAATAA
- a CDS encoding DUF4264 family protein translates to MSSEEKLDLKSVLELDSNMDLYKVVDFLNKNLKDKNLLFGLTMNNNKMRISIYETA, encoded by the coding sequence ATGAGTTCAGAAGAGAAACTTGATTTAAAATCTGTATTGGAATTGGATTCTAATATGGATTTATACAAAGTGGTAGATTTTCTAAACAAAAATCTTAAAGACAAAAACCTTTTATTTGGTTTGACTATGAACAACAACAAAATGAGGATTTCTATTTATGAAACAGCATAA